A genomic window from Populus alba chromosome 19, ASM523922v2, whole genome shotgun sequence includes:
- the LOC118051978 gene encoding disease resistance protein RPV1-like, which yields MEVLNSGDRLTSSMTEPESSRSTPKGAYDVFLSFRGEDNRKNFTDHLYTSLGQAGILTFQDHNEIPRGEEISKHLLKAIQESKIYIVVFSKGYASSRWCLNELVEILECKNRKTGQIVLPVFYDINPSDVRKQTGSFAKAFDSHEECFKEKVKEWRKALEEAGNLSGWNLNDMENGHESKFIQVIVKDVLNKLDPKNLNVATHLVGIDRLVHTISDFLSAATDEVRIVGIHGMPGIGKTTIAKVVFNQLCYGFEGSCFLSSINDTSEQSNSLVLLQEQILHDILKQNAGTINNVDRGMVLIKERLCHKRVLVVFDDVVHLKQLNALMGERSWFGPGSSVIITTKDERLLLKADRTYQVEELKQYESFQLFSWHAFGDNKPTKDYVELLNDIVDYCGGLPLALEVLGSCLSGKNKSRWKCVIDKLRKISNCEIQKKLRISFDTLDDYKLKNTFLDIACFFIGRNKDYVANVLEGRCGYNPEDDLGILSERSLIKVNASGKISMHDLLRDMGREIIHEESPDHPGKRSRIWQREDAWNVLSKQMGTEVVEGLVLDARTSKDKSLSTGSFTNMRCLKLLQINGVHLTGPFNLLSEELIWICWLECALKSFPSDLLLNNLVVLDMQYSNIKEFWKEKKILNKLRILNLSYSKNLVKTPNLHSSSLEKFMLEGCSSLVEMHQSIGHLKRLVFLNLKGCWRLKILPESICEVKSLESLNISGCSHLEKLPERLCDIESFTELLADGIENEQFLSSIEHLKYVRKLSLCGYNFNLDAPSSPSWPSPISSWMSASVLDWKALLPTSFTGWRLLRKLRLAYYGLSEGSLNCVDFCGLSSLEELNLSGNKFFSLPYGISVLPKLVFLRVHNCSNLVSISELPSNLKFLDAIGCTSMERVRLPIQLKENENLSMYRCSDLMEIQGMEGLSNHGWILSSDTASDLSNNKKNIVEASMAAPLAPLSTKAVANFFSSSTMMATKVNGCSHHLLHM from the exons ATGGAAGTGTTGAACAGTGGTGATCGCCTTACAT CTTCCATGACAGAGCCAGAATCTTCTCGATCTACACCAAAAGGGGCCTATGATGTATTTCTGAGTTTTAGAGGAGAAGATAATCGCAAGAATTTTACAGATCATCTATATACTTCCTTAGGCCAGGCAGGAATCCTCACTTTTCAAGATCATAATGAAATTCCTAGAGGTGAAGAAATCTCCAAACATCTCCTTAaggcaattcaagaatcaaagatatatatagtGGTGTTCTCAAAAGGATATGCTTCTTCTAGATGGTGTCTTAATGAACTTGTAGAGATTCTTGAGTGCAAAAACAGGAAAACTGGTCAGATTGTTCTTCCAGTATTCTATGACATTAATCCTTCAGATGTGAGAAAACAGACTGGCAGTTTTGCAAAAGCATTTGATAGCCATGAAGAATGTTTTAAAGAGAAGGTAAAGGAATGGAGAAAAGCTCTTGAGGAGGCCGGAAATCTAAGTGGATGGAATCTCAATGATATGGAAAATGG CCACGAATCAAAATTTATCCAAGTGATTGTCAAGGATGTGTTGAATAAATTGGATCCCAAGAACCTAAATGTTGCTACTCACCTAGTAGGTATTGATCGCCTTGTCCATACTATTAGTGACTTCCTAAGTGCTGCGACAGATGAGGTTCGCATTGTGGGCATACATGGGATGCCAGGAATAGGAAAGACGACTATAgcaaaagttgtatttaatcaACTCTGCTATGGATTTGAGGGAAGCTGTTTTCTTTCGAGTATCAATGACACATCAGAACAATCGAATAGTCTTGTTCTCTTACAAGAACAGattcttcatgatattttaaaacaaaatgctGGAACTATCAATAATGTTGATAGAGGAATGGTTCTCATCAAGGAACGGCTTTGTCAcaaaagagttcttgttgtttttgatgATGTAGTTCATTTGAAGCAACTAAATGCTTTGATGGGAGAGCGAAGCTGGTTTGGTCCCGGGAGTAGTGTAATAATTACAACTAAAGATGAACGCTTGCTTCTCAAAGCGGATCGAACATATCAGGTCGAAGAATTGAAACAGTATGAGTCCTTTCAGCTTTTCAGTTGGCATGCCTTTGGGGATAACAAACCAACAAAAGATTATGTTGAGCTTTTGAATGATATAGTTGATTACTGTGGAGGGCTTCCTTTAGCCCTTGAGGTTTTAGGTTCTTGTTTGTCCgggaaaaacaaatctagatgGAAATGTGTAATTGACAAGTTGagaaaaatttcaaattgtgaaattcaaaaaaaacttagaataaGTTTTGACACACTTGATGACTATAAACTAAAGAATACATTTCTTGATATTGCATGcttttttattggtagaaaTAAAGATTACGTAGCAAATGTACTAGAAGGCCGTTGTGGTTACAATCCAGAAGATGATTTGGGAATTCTCAGTGAAAGGTCTTTGATTAAAGTTAATGCTTCTGGAAAGATAAGCATGCATGATCTATTGAGAGACATGGGAAGGGAGATCATTCATGAAGAGTCACCTGACCACCCTGGAAAACGCAGCCGAATTTGGCAACGTGAGGATGCATGGAATGTACTCAGCAAGCAGATG ggAACGGAAGTTGTAGAGGGTCTAGTGCTGGATGCGAGAACATCAAAAGATAAATCACTGAGCACGGGATCATTTACAAATATGCGATGCTTGAAGTTACTCCAAATCAATGGAGTACATCTCACTGGACCCTTCAACCTGCTTTCTGAAGAGTTGATATGGATTTGTTGGCTTGAAtgtgctttaaaatcttttccATCCGATTTATTGTTGAACAACCTAGTTGTTCTTGATATGCAGTATAGTAACATCAaagaattttggaaggaaaaaaag ATTCTCAACAAGCTGAGAATCCTTAATCTCAGTTATTCAAAGAATCTTGTTAAAACACCAAACTTGCACAGTTCAAGTCTAGAGAAATTCATGCTTGAAGGTTGCTCGAGTTTGGTTGAGATGCATCAATCTATTGGACATTTGAAGAGACTCGTTTTCTTGAATCTGAAGGGATGTTGGAGGCTAAAGATTCTTCCTGAAAGCATTTGTGAGGTAAAATCTCTTGAAAGTTTGAATATTTCGGGGTGTTCACATCTTGAGAAGTTGCCGGAGCGCTTGTGTGATATTGAATCCTTTACTGAGCTCTTAGCAGATGGAATTGAGAATGAGCAATTTTTATCTTCAATTGAACATTTAAAGTATGTAAGGAAGTTGTCATTGTGCGGATACAATTTCAATCTGGACGCACCATCATCTCCATCCTGGCCTTCACCAATTTCATCATGGATGTCAGCAAGTGTTTTAGATTGGAAAGCTTTGCTGCCAACTTCTTTCACTGGTTGGAGATTATTGAGAAAACTAAGACTTGCTTATTATGGTTTGTCTGAAGGCTCACTTAATTGTGTTGATTTTTGTGGTTTGTCCTCTCTTGAAGAATTGAATCTATCAGGAAACAAATTCTTCAGTCTACCTTATGGCATAAGTGTCCTTCCTAAGCTGGTGTTTTTGAGAGTTCATAATTGCAGCAATCTTGTATCAATCTCAGAGCTTccctcaaatttaaaattcttggaTGCAATCGGTTGCACATCAATGGAAAGAGTAAGACTGCCAATccagttaaaagaaaatgaaaatctgTCTATGTATAGGTGTTCAGATTTAATGGAGATTCAGGGCATGGAAGGTCTAAGTAATCATGGCTGGATTCTTTCCTCTGATACCGCCTCcgatttatcaaataataagaaGAACATTGTTGAG gcatcaatggcagctcctcttgctcctttgtcaacAAAGGCTGttgccaacttcttctcttcttcaacaatgatggctaccaaagtcaatgGTTGTAGCCACCATTTGTTGCACATGtaa
- the LOC118051979 gene encoding disease resistance protein RUN1-like, translating into MTELESSRSRPNGAYNVFLSFRGEDNRKNFTDHLYTALGQAGIYTFRDHNEIPRGEEISKYLLKAIQESKIYIVVFSKGYASSRWCLYELVEILECKNRKTGQIVLPVFYYIDPSDVRKQTGSFVKAFDKHGECFKETVKEWRIALEEAGNLFGWNLSDMENGHESKFIQDIIKDVLNKLDPKYINVSTHLVGIDPLVHTISDFISTAIVDVRLVGIHGMPVCNETVEDQQDDDTRGTIGFRMIKDLMKW; encoded by the exons ATGACAGAGCTAGAGTCTTCTCGCTCTAGACCAAATGGGGCCTACAATGTATTTCTGAGTTTTAGAGGAGAAGATAATCGCAAGAATTTTACAGATCATCTATATACTGCCTTAGGCCAGGCAGGAATCTACACTTTTCGAGATCATAATGAAATTCCTAGGGGTGAAGAAATCTCCAAATATCTCCTCAaggcaattcaagaatcaaagatatatatagtGGTGTTCTCAAAAGGATATGCTTCTTCTAGATGGTGTCTTTATGAACTTGTAGAGATTCTTGAGTGCAAAAACAGGAAAACTGGTCAGATTGTTCTTCCTGTATTCTATTACATTGATCCTTCAGATGTGAGAAAGCAGACCGGCAGTTTTGTAAAAGCATTTGATAAGCATGGAGAGTGTTTTAAAGAGACGGTGAAGGAGTGGAGAATAGCTCTTGAGGAGGCGGGAAATCTCTTCGGATGGAATCTCAGTGATATGGAAAATGG GCACGAATCAAAATTTATCCAAGACATTATCAAGGATGTGTTGAATAAATTGGATCCCAAGTACATAAATGTTTCTACTCACCTAGTAGGTATTGATCCCCTTGTCCATACTATTAGTGACTTCATAAGTACCGCGATAGTTGATGTCCGCCTTGTGGGCATACATGGGATGCCGG tttgtaatgaaactgttgaagaccAGCAGGATGACGACACAAGGGGAACaattgggttccgtatgatcaaggatctgatgaaGTGGTGA